A window of the Falco rusticolus isolate bFalRus1 chromosome 1, bFalRus1.pri, whole genome shotgun sequence genome harbors these coding sequences:
- the AP5S1 gene encoding AP-5 complex subunit sigma-1, whose product MASGGGRADSAPVAGGGLGSRRLAMVRAFVLLALGGPGGASSPGPAPCRVLYARVFGTPSGTPAGPPRERLRRKEQLLAVARQVASQCQLLQSSSGCPSSPQLPDEPISLQGAPGGLFQLPPGDPFPERVTVAWLSVLALAFALVCDPQENLSLAEITLHRLAPRLLTSLRLLGPGADVLLRPETTDILLDHLLPHGQMLFLNERFLQAMDREMGIKTPR is encoded by the exons ATGGCAAGCGGCGGAGGTCGGGCTGACTCCGCCCCCGTGGCGGGCGGCGGGCTGGGGTCGCGGCGCCTTGCCATGGTGCGGGCGTTCGTGCTGCTGGCGCtgggcgggccggggggcgcctCCTCCCCGGGCCCCGCCCCCTGCCGCGTGCTGTACGCGCGAGTCTTCGGGACCCCCTCCGGGACCCCCGCGGGGCCGCCACGGGAGCGCCTTCGCCgcaaagagcagctgctggctgtggccAG GCAAGTGGCCTCCCAGTGCCAGCTGCTTCAGTCATCCTCGGGATGCCCatcctccccccagctccccgaCGAGCCGATATCGCTACAAGGTGCCCCGGGAGGGCTTTTCCAGCTGCCCCCCGGAGACCCCTTCCCTGAAAGGGTGACAGTAGCCTGGCTGTCGGTGTTAGCCCTGGCCTTCGCCTTGGTTTGTGACCCCCAAGAGAATTTATCGTTGGCCGAAATCACCCTGCACCGCCTGGCCCCCCGCCTGCTCACCTCCTTGCGCCTGCTTGGCCCTGGTGCTGATGTCCTGCTCCGACCAGAGACCACTGACATCCTCCTGGATCACCTCCTGCCCCACGGACAGATGCTTTTCCTCAATGAACGTTTCCTCCAAGCGATGGACCGGGAGATGGGCATCAAAACACCCCGTTGA